Genomic window (Cucumis sativus cultivar 9930 chromosome 2, Cucumber_9930_V3, whole genome shotgun sequence):
gtctatatttttatatgtcCAAGTGATTCAATACATTGGtgggaaattaattaaacaaacaaaagagtGGAAGTCTACTAATTAACCCACCAAATTAAGTGGacatataaaaaacaaaataacaaggTATATAAAGACTAAATCTAAGAATGTTGTGATGAcaaatcttcatcttcatcttcatcttcatggATTCCAGCGTTTCTGAAAAACCATACAAAAAGCCATTACAAACTTTAGAATTCATGCCGAATCTTTCCACCATCTCAAGATGTGCGGATGCGGTAAGCAAGCTATCTGATCCAGCATTGTGTTTCATTCCAAATCGTTTTAGATTCAATAATTTTCCTAATCTTTCAAGTCCAAGTCTTCCATGATCATCTAGTCCTTCACAAAATTTAGCCATATGCTTCAAATCCCTCACAATTCCAACTTCGTTAACCACCACCGTTGCGAATTCCTCCATTGATTTCGGCAACACTGTGATTAACCCCATCGCTTTGATTAGATAACCTATGTCGTAGAGGCCATGGAAGGTAACCCATCGAAAGATGTCACGTTTTCGAAGGATAGGTAGGAATTTTTTAGTGAATGAAGCAATGGGTATTCcatctttcttcattttttttaaatccaaCCCATTATGTTCTAAAAACGGAATGGCATATGGAGAATGAGCGTCAGCTTCGAAGTCAAAATCGGAGAAATTAAACTCCCATGAACCGCCAATTTGACCCAAATCATCTGAAGCTGTGATACCTAGTTGAATGAGCTTAGTTTGGTTTACATTGAAACAGAAGTCTTTGTAAAGCTCATCATCAATGGAACCCCGTGGAGATTGTGCAATAAAGCCAGGGAATTCAGTGTCGATGGTAAGAATGGTGTGGAATCGCAGACATTCATCAAATCGGGCAATTTCTGAATCGAAATTCGAAGCCCAAACTTGTCGAATCAAAGGCTTTTCTCTTGTCGATCGGGTTTGATTTCTTCCACCCATTTGTTAAcgttgtttgtttgattttaattttggaagcTTTGTTCTTAGAAAGCTGTGGCCTGTGGGGGGGGTTTTGTATATGAAGTGTTGTATTTATAGAAACTAATTGGAAAATCCTAATAACTATAGGATTCCTTCACTCATAAGGTAATGGCTGAATTTAAATTTCCTtaagagaaatggaaaataaaatatctgaTTATACTAtttaactaaaagataaagaatctgtaaaaaagataaaaagataaagaataatgataatgataaataattaattattttacatttattataattatgtttatCGTTTTTTAAGATATATCATCTAAAAAACAACGTAAAGTAATTTCAagttcatttatttaaataaaatataattgtgtAGTTAAAAATCAATTCCACTTCTAtcatataataactttttcatccttcttaaattttcaaaatttcaaattattaaccCATAATTCAACTAGAATATTGTACCCAAATCCGAATTTGAATTGTGTTgtccaaatttttttgtttaaatatattttgtatgaatttaaaatCGTTAAGTCTACCTCAcgtattaataattaaaatttataaaacttaaaaggatGAATGTATTACAAACTTcctaacaataatttaattttgggttGGAAGGgtgattttaaaagaaaaattgagatGAAAGATTTAATCTagcaacaatttaaaaatgtaatccttttttaaattggattttaaatttcaatttttaagaTGTACCTCGAGCACAATTCAAGatgaaaaaacattaaaaatattctagaatttgacataatttttatttttctcataattTGTTATCAACGGTGAGCTACTG
Coding sequences:
- the LOC105434613 gene encoding putative CCR4-associated factor 1 homolog 8 — its product is MGGRNQTRSTREKPLIRQVWASNFDSEIARFDECLRFHTILTIDTEFPGFIAQSPRGSIDDELYKDFCFNVNQTKLIQLGITASDDLGQIGGSWEFNFSDFDFEADAHSPYAIPFLEHNGLDLKKMKKDGIPIASFTKKFLPILRKRDIFRWVTFHGLYDIGYLIKAMGLITVLPKSMEEFATVVVNEVGIVRDLKHMAKFCEGLDDHGRLGLERLGKLLNLKRFGMKHNAGSDSLLTASAHLEMVERFGMNSKVCNGFLYGFSETLESMKMKMKMKICHHNILRFSLYIPCYFVFYMST